The Paramormyrops kingsleyae isolate MSU_618 chromosome 23, PKINGS_0.4, whole genome shotgun sequence sequence gttgtagtgttagaaATAAATACAAGCGTCTCAAATCTCCATCTGAGTGCCTCACAGTAAGTCACTTCACTGGTGCGAATCACTCTCAGCTTTTGAAGTCCCAAGCTCGTCTTAAATTACCACGAGACTTTCTTAATGACTGTGAGAAGGGTCTCATCACAGAACTGCAACATTACCTGGTGCGAGTTATGTTTGTGGGAGGAAAGTTCTAACCCAAGTGAAGTCATACTGTAAGCCATGAATTCCATACATATCCTGGAACTGAATCTTCCAGTAACTGACTAACTGGGACTTCCATAATAGTGTTTGTTGGAGAAATAAACCATTCaagcataataataaataattaataaacaataaGATGAATTTCCCTACATATTGGCAGAAACTCTCCTTTGGGACATGCCTGGataaataaaggttaaattaattcattcatttagaAATGCTAATTCTTTGAGCTAATTGTTGCTATTGTGCTGTTGAAGAGTCGACTATAGTTAGGTGTAGTTAAGCTGAGACTTTCCAGTAAAGTGATAAGCTAATAACCCTATGCAATGACCAAAAGTGCAACATGAAAACCTTAACGGAACATAGAGAGGCTTTACACTAGCAGAGGAATTCTTGGAACTGATGAGGcatttcttgaaggtggagagggtGTCTGATGACCGGATGTTGTTcggcagctcattccaccatcgAGGAACCACACAGGAGAACCACCTGTAGTGAAACTTCTCATGCGGTGGAGGGAGCTCCGAGCAGCGTTGGTTTACTGACTGAAGCGGATGACTTAGATCATAGGTCCTGATCGAGATGGGCGCCGGTCCACTGACAGCTCTGAAAGCAGCAACCAGCACTTTAACTTGATGCAACCGCCAACAGACAGCCAATTACTCCTTGAGTTTTTAAAAAAGATATTCTAAAGAAACTAAATCACATTGCCTGGCAAAACCCttaaacaccacacacacattttgctACCTTAACAGTTTTACATTTTCTGGGCATTTATTATTTCTGGCCTTATTTTTCCAGCTATTCTCCCTTCTTAAAAGATAGGTGGTGCTTTTTTTCCATGACTTACCTTTGTTCTTACACAAGAATACAGCAACTACGGCCCCAATGATGAGTAACGCCAACACCAACGTAACACCAATGCTAATCCAAAGAATAAGGTCAGATTGAGGTTCTGTGAAGACAGTTACATGCACATTAAACTTCCAAAAAAgcctaattatttaaaaattccacAGATGAAACGTGGTCcaatgttgtgtgtgtggtaagGGGCTAATACTGGTTAATACAAAGGAACTACCTATTCAGGACACTCGCCTAATTGGTAACTATTCTGGGTTTTTAGTGAGTAGAAATGGGATCGAATAATACATCGCAACCTACGCTGTAGCGTATAAGCTTATTTGGACGATTCAGTTCATTGCATTATCTGCAATGCACTTTTAGTCCATGTTATGAATAATACTAACATTTACGTCATACCTGTTGGTTAAGCATATTTGCGGTTTGCGTTGTGGTTCTGAATGAAGGGAAACGCCGGAGTGCATGGATTCGTTCTTAAACACAATATGCATTTTGCTTGTTGCCAGAATCATCAATGGCACATCCCTCGTTTCTTACTAGATGAATTAATTACACTTCTGGTACGGCTGCAACTTATTCTACGGGCTAAGTGTGGTGGCCGTGTCCGCACTGATGAGGGGAAAATACACTTAACTCAAATGCGCCTAACTtggataattttttttattttattgcttgATGTGAGAATCGACGCCTTGGTGTTCACTATTTGTTCCCTAATTTAAAAACTCCAGATTGCATTATGCAGTTCTGAAATCAGATTggaagaatttttaaaaatcagtagTACCCCATTTGCGAACAATTAGTCCATCCAATGTCCTGTGCGTGACTTTACAACTATATATATCCAAGTCAGACTTGAGTATCTCAATCGACTTCTTCAGCTGGTACGTCTTTGCCATCGTCCCATCAGCACTGAATTCACTGGGTCTGATCCCTGTTGAAGTCACCCCGTCAGCTTCAGTCATGCTGTCATCATTCCTGTAGATGTCAACTTTCACATCACTGGAGTACAATCCAGTGGCCAGGCAGTGAAGAATTACTTTGCCGGGGGTTTTAGTGGTTTTAGAACGAGTAAAAACCATGGGAGCAGCTACAAGTAAGAAGAGAAGATTAAAGCATGACGATCTGTCAGAAACTTTAGATTAAATCATGGAATTTGAATCAATGTTATAGGAAAGTATGTTAGAGATTTACAATGTATGCAGACGCATACAGCAATTTGTTAAAATTCTAACCAAACGTAcaataaaaatgtcatattataaaaacatgaaaaatgcaaTTCAGCAGTTTCTctgtacaaaaaaaacacactttacCATTATAACTTAACAGATATGTAAAGAGATAAAAGCCAGTGTTACTAACGTTGATTTTTCAGGTCCTTTTCTCCATAGCCCATGAATTTACTTAGCCAGTCCATGCACTCCCTCTTTAGGTATCCCTCTGTGTACTGGTTGAGGGTTTGTGAGTCGTCCCATTTCCTTTTGGTGGGCACAGCTTGAGAAACTGGGGCGACCCATTGCAAATTTCCGGGATCAAAGGAGAGGAAGTCCCCACCATCATAGCTATACTGATCAAAACCATCGCGAAAGGCCAGTTTGCCATCAGGCTGAGGTTCCCCCTGACAGCCATGCCTCCACTGCAGGACATGGAGACCTGAGGGAGACAATGAGAATGACACAGCTCACAGCATTCACTGTATAAACTATCCAGCTTAGCAGTGTGCAAACTTTCTCAATGTGCCACAAAGAGCAGACAGTCCCGGCTTTGATATAGTAACACGGCTCACTTACCACTGTAATTGTGGTTCATTCGGTTCATCAAAATCTCAACATTGACTTTGAACCACTGTTCCTTGCTCTTGCGAGACGAAGTGCCTTTTTCCCAGTAATTATCATCCAGTCTCTCAGACATCCACATCTGCCTGGGAATCTTGGTTTTGTCCTTGCTGTTGTAGTAGTCAATCTGTTCGTTATCCAGAATCCCCATGGCGGTGAACTCATACACACCAGGAACCTCCACAGGCTTTGACAGGGCAGTGTAGATGTATTCCAGAGTGTGTATTTCTGCAAAGTACATGAGGCCAAAGGCTGGTTTATTCTTCGACGTGGGATTGACACCATAGGTACTGTGTAGCTGCAAACCTTACGCTGTACCGAGCCTCCCCAGAAACACTACATATCGCAGCAATGCAGACTGCCACACCCCTGACTGGTCTGCTTGGTAGTATCTGTTCGTATATCCCAGGTGTACTTACACCGCTGACTGAAACTAATGCAATGCTAGCGCTAAAGTTATATCCACCCTAGGCATCATACCAACAGGTCTGCAAAACACCCAGAATGACAGTGCCAACTTCACTTACCTCCATTACATTTATTCGTACTTTGCAAGGCAAAGTAcaagaataataattattataagatgttggccagctggctggatAACAACTTGCTGGATTACTAGAAATTTGGCAGGACATTTGGCCAGTCATTGCCTCTCAacaaactgtttttttcccctttcctgATTCTGTAGAAACTGGAAGCCATGCCTACCACCTCAGTAAAACACGATTTGCAATATTTGTATTCCACAGCGTGCATTGTTACTGAATGTCTTGCACAGAAACTCTGTATGGTttaatggtaaatggtaaatggactgcatttatatagcgcttttttctactcttacgagtactcaaagcgctttacaatacatgcctcacattcaccatccacacacacattcatacaccgggggcggaggctgccatgcaaggtgccaacctgcacaccgggagcaatttggggttcagtgtcttgctcaaggacaatttgatggggtcaggaggacccggggcttgaacctgcaaccttccagttgccgaacgatagcactaccacctgcgccaccatcttaaTGTACGCGAAATAGATAATTACTGACTAGGCAAACATGATAAGGATGTGAGTTAACCGTGTGGGCACAAACACAAAACATCAAAGCTATTATACAATATAGTGGGCaatgtatataatatacaatGTATGTAATATACAATGTAGTGTACATAGGCTGGAGACATACACTACAGACTCAGATGGACTCAGGaaggtttttcatttaaattccaattaaatttttactagtaaaaactCAATTATGGATATATGGGCCTGAAATTCTTACTAGTCAAAATGCATCTGCAGATATCTACAACAGGAGTTCTTACTAGTAAAATTGAATTACAGATCTCTACAATATGActttaataaaaatttaattcaGGATATGTGAGGCCAAAATACAGTGAAAGTCAATGGGCATATGTGACCAGTAAAATCGAATTACGGAGCTCTACAATACaaattcttactagtaaaaataCAATTCTCACTTGGAAAAAAAGATGATTCTCTACTAGTAGAATCGCATTGTAGATATCTGGAATTCATATTCTTACTAGTAAGCCGCGTAAGCCTCATGCTAATAAAAGACAACTTGACTAGCCATAGCGCAATATTATGATACACGCGCACGTGCTCGCGAGTTTCACTTCTGCAGGGTTGCCATCTcgcgcatctggcgtgacacgctTTCTGACGCGCGCTCACGAAAGAGATCTTACGGCAagtctgtattattccattataaacctaaaattagctacatcataAGCGTTGGGGtaatttgcaaaccctacagagtatttacaaggtaataaaactgagTGTTACCTACACGTAAATGTTTGTGCAGATTGTTTCGAAtagaaaatctcacgccagccaggtgaccaaagttggcaaccctgcatccCCACTTGCAATATTTACGCACGCAAAATATTAAAGCTTACAGgtttatattttgtgttttatcgCCCTCTAGTTTTGACATTGATGTGATGCCAAAACAAAATCTTTTGAATACACAAATCACGTGGTTCAAACATTTCATAAAATGTCAAACCAAAAGGAATACCGTACATTTTAACTATTACATTACATAATAAATGATTAAACTTACAAATGTCAGCACATAGTTATTTTGCCCTGCAATAAATCGTACATGTCGCAGCACTACAAATGCTGTTAACGACACAACGtaaagaaaacacgttttacaGCATTTCAGTATTTAAGACTATAAAAAAACGTAAGCCGCAGGGGAGGGATCATAAAACAATCAAAGTGAAATAACCAGTTTGTAATACCCGTTTTATTTTAGGCCTAACGCCTTGCGTGTTATTGATCCTAAATCTAGCATTTCAATTCAAGAAAAAAAGAGCTCACCACTTTCAGctacagaaaaacaaatgaaaatcaaAAAGATGACTGGAAACTCCATGTCGCGATGTCAAATTCGTGGGTAAGAAAAGTAGTTTATGATGTGGTTGCTGCTTGAAGCTTATGACATTCGGGACTTAAGACCAAAGACTCTGTCCGAAGATTCGTTGACTCACAGTATCCTTGTTAAAATAACTGAGGTAAACAACATTCGGTGCTATTATGGATTAAATGAGAGCATCAGCGGCAAATTCCGCAGGTTTCGGCGAGCTAACGGCAAGCTTTTCCTCGGCACACTCACTACAGCTCCCGTACCACTGGGCGCACCCGTGCGCAttgttgccaactcctcagcaaggaaaCTCGCTATTGgctgtcccaaaagtcgctaaATGACGCCATCGCCTCATTTGCATAATGTGCATGTAATTGTAATGGACACTGTAGGAGAGACGAATAATGTCGTGGGAGAGACAAAAAGTGTTTTTCCATAGATACGTTTATATCACCGACAAAAGTGACCCCAAACAGACACTCTGGCAGAGTTACTTTTTTAGGTTTGCTTAAGTGTACAAGTCACAGTAAACAAGTGAATCGTTAACATTTTTAAGCATAACATTTTTTGTATAAAATCTACATTAACAATATAAACGGATCAAAAAAggacaaatgaaaaaaaactgtcaatGGCAATGTGAGAAAATGATGCACATCTCCTGCTGTGACTGCAactgggcggggctgctgcaCGCGGACTGGCCACCTGTGAGTGCTTTGGGACGGGAGGGGAGCCCACGGCAGCACCCGCTGCCCGGTGAGAAGAGTAAGGACGATACGTGCTTTCACGTTAGAATCTCCAGAAGTCTCCAGTAACACCagaaaaagtcgctagatttgtcgctagtcgcttttttgaaaacgagtcgctAGAGGGGCATAAAAACTCGCTAAATATAGCGATAAAatcgctaagttggcaacactgcccGTGCGGCACTTTGCGCACGCGTACACATATTTATCGACGCAGCACTTTGGCGCATGGGGTCCAGCTGCAAAACTCAACACCTCCGCTTACGACAAgcccgttttaacatttaatcaagtcacactcctatccgtaattacattttacatattcacAATAGCttttctcctagtcaaaattgtattcttcctagtcaaaaagagtaTTTCAGATAACCACAATGgcattcttcctatccacaattgtcatttcagatgtCCACAttgtcattcttcctaggagtaattacgtcacttttgccattcatgtctactgggcttttaatttcagatattcAGAATATTGATTCTGGATATCTGcaattgaattcttactaggaaaaactcccatttcaggtatctacaatccaattgttactagtcataattttaattttggatATTCTAAATTACATCATGGATATCTAAAATGGTGGTATCCTTTCGGATATCTAAAATTAAAACTATGACTATTAACTATTGGATCTGAAATATATCTGAAATATAATTGTGGAAACTGGCATAATTTTTAATGGCTTCAACAAGgtgcttgaaacattcctcagagactttggtccatgttgATATGATAGCATCATGCAGCCCCTTGTGATTTGTtggctgcaccttcatgatgtgaATCCATGATGTGAATCTCCCGTTCCTCCACATCCCATAAGTGTTCTGtaggattgagatctggtgactgtgtaggccatttgagtacagtgagttcattgtcatgttcaagagaCCATTGTGAGACATGGCACGTTATCTGGAAAcagccattagaagctgggtacactgtgatcataaagggatggtcagcaacaatactcaggtaggctgtggtatGTAAACAATGCTCAGTTGGTACTCTAGGGcaaaagtgtgccaagaaaatttcccccacaccattataccACCTCCAGCCTGAATTTAGATACAAGGCAAGATGGATACCTGCTTGcgtgtttacaccaaattctgaccctaccCTCTGAATGTCACAGCAGAAATAGCAACATTTTTCCCAATCTTCCACTGTCTGGCTTTGTTGAGCCTGTGCCCACTGTtgcctcagtttcctgttccTAGCTGACAGGAGTGTCACCCGTTGTGGACTTCTGCCGCAGTATTCCATGACCATGGCCATAAAGGCTATTGAGGCATTCATTCTTAGTCTTGTTTTGTCTGAGGGTAAATTTTGCTTAGGATTCTCTGGCAGTAAATTCTGACTGTCAGAGGAGAGGCGGAGGTGAGAGGTGATGTACTGAAAAGGTAGgcaccttcccccccccccccccccatgtgcatGTGCCAGCTGTATTGTATAAGGTGGCAAAAGTGAAactcatttttaataaaatacttGTAAGGAACATAAAAAAGTTGGAAAGAGTGCACGTTAAATAATTTGGGTACATGCTTGGTTTTGGTTGTGCTGATTGACCTGCCACAGCTGCAGACTTCcactgccctctgctgtccTCCTGTCCCCAGTGTCCTCTTTGGAAATGCTAAATATGGGCACCCTATTATCATAGTTTTAGGTTTCTTAGGCTTTtacatgttttttattttttacactaAACCGAATTTATCCAAACCCTATTGGTTCAGAGATATTCATATGGAACTTCTGTGCAACAATTTTAAATCGATTTACACCCTGCATTGGACATTCTAATCCAACTGAATGGTCAATTTTCCatctattttttgttttttaataggCATATGGCCTAACATCTCAGGATTGTGGTTTCAATCCTTTATTAAATTGGTAGCTCTATACTACCACCAGTGTGTGCACtctgatagactggcatcctgaatTGGATTTGTTTGTAACGGAAAGTGTCAAGAATTTAAattgaaaggaaaaaaacatgaaaacactGTCACAAATTATATACACTCTAATAATCTCATAAATTTGGTTTCCCTCTCTTTGGAGAGTTAAACCACCAAAACAGGGCAGGAGATTCAGGAACGGGAGCTGGACTGAGGAGGGAAGGCACAAAAGGTAAGGTTTCTATGAAAGGCAAACTGCTAAGGTACGGGAGAGCAGGGagacaaaagacagaaaaatTCTCGGTATGGCTTCTTTGCATCAGCTCAATACTTCACGATTGTCAGGTGGCTGCGCTCCTCTTTTAAGGAAGACCTAATCCTTGGCTGAGGTGTTGCACCTGCTTGACCCCGCCCCCGCTATAAAAGTTTAAAGAAAATTAATATACTTAAGctataatgtaaaaataatgaaaaaatatacatttaagtATTTTCCTTAACAATATCACTCTGGCACAGAAGAATGGGCTTCACTCCTAGTTCTATAGTTGTCAGAGTGCTGGACCACAATAGAGGAATCAATCAAGTAAACAAAAAGAGGTGGCATTTTGCTTCAACACAGTTTTATTGGAAGTTTGCACACAATACAGCCGTTTCTCAATAATTCCACTTGATATGCATATAATTTCTAATTACATATAATTGTTACTCTTGTCCTTATATCAAAAGTAAAAATATAATCAAGAATATTgcaaaaagtattttaaaacttGTATATAGCACACTGAGTGAAATCAACCAGATATGAAATATTGTACAACAGGTACTTTATCAGGACTTTGCAGGCATTAAACTTAAGATGTCTTATTTTATGGCAACTTATTGTCTGTGCCCCCGGCCCCAATACCTTTGTCCCTAATCTTGCATTAGCCTTACAGCATTATGGAAGCTTTTGCACTTAAAACCGCTTAAAACACACTTACACTATCGGGGCAGTGTTCAGCCATATAAAGTCTGAAACTCAGCTCCCTATCGCTTCTTGACTTGTTTGTAGAATTTCCGTCTATAACAGTTTAATTAATCGCACCATACATAATTAATTATACatataataatcaaaataaccCCTACAGTTGTGCAGCACCTGGACCAATAGAGAAAGTTATTCTAAACTGTTACTGCATTTAATCCAGCTGCATTTTAGACCTACAGCATTGAGTGTGCCTTTGACGGTGAAACTCACCATGTCCCTGCAAACATTACTATTCATAGGCACAAAATACTTCACTGTAACTCAGCTTTACTAGACTACCGATGCGCTTATTTTGCTATTGCAATATGGAGTTATTTGTTACATTGTTGCCTTGAGTGGAGGAGGACGTGTTCTTGTCCATCGTTAGTCACTAACACAGTTCATGCGCAGACAGCTTCACTAACGAATTAAAGTAATTACTCATAAGTGATCAAGCGAACCGCATTACTGTACACTTCAGACCATGTTTTGCTCCCAAAAGAATCAAACCTTAGGTAATACTTAATACTATCAATCGCAATGAATGTAATGACGTTCAAGACAAAATCGGTCAACATTTAGATTCACATATGATAAGAAATTGCAAAGTTATCTTGACCCATAATCAAAAGCATTTTACCcaatcacccatccatccaccccaCTGTCAACCAATACAGATGCCTACACAGCTAACCGATCCACACAATTTCATTGCTCTCTCTTTTATTTAACTACCAGTACGTAATCGGACCTAAAATTATTCCATTGATCAGGTAAACTTAAATAAGTAAAGCACTAACCCAGCTTCCTTATTCAGAGCCTGGATATAAACCAGGTCGGTTAGCTGCATTGGATAAGAACGTTTTATACCACCATAACATCATTATACATTAAACATGTATAAACGGCAGATGAAGGATAATGCTACTAATCAAGTAGCCTCACTCAGCATAGCTATGGGGCTAATTCCCGAGCGCCGTTAGCTGCAGTTAGCCGAGAGGCGAAGCGCCTCACCTCCCCGCCGCAGCCGAAACGGCGGCACCTACCAGAACAGGTGTCCGCACAGGCTGATGACCGCGTCCCTGGCCGTGTCCAGGCATATGTTGCACTCGAAGGTGGCCCGGTCACGCTCCCGCTCGCCGCTGCCATCCCCAGCGCCTCCGCGCTCGTCACTGTTCTCCCCCGCCGGCAGGTTCGCCGTCACCCGAGGACCGAGGATCCGCGGCCGCCATGTTTGTTTACGGAAAAAAAGTAGAAACTAACGACAGACGCGGCCGCCTATCCTTCCGACCTGAGCGTGCCTGTTATCGCTGGTTCGCAACTTCCGCTTCCGGCAACCGGAGGGGAGGGGCAGGAAAAGAGTTTGAGCTCGTGCCTGAAACTTTACAGTGATGCCTGCTATCTCTTCTCGCTGGAAGGTCTTGATGAATGGCGTCTTTTAGTGGGTAGCATgattgctt is a genomic window containing:
- the LOC140581841 gene encoding major histocompatibility complex class I-related gene protein-like isoform X1, translated to MAAASGSVTGPPSSATYAWTRPGTRSSACADTCSEIHTLEYIYTALSKPVEVPGVYEFTAMGILDNEQIDYYNSKDKTKIPRQMWMSERLDDNYWEKGTSSRKSKEQWFKVNVEILMNRMNHNYSGLHVLQWRHGCQGEPQPDGKLAFRDGFDQYSYDGGDFLSFDPGNLQWVAPVSQAVPTKRKWDDSQTLNQYTEGYLKRECMDWLSKFMGYGEKDLKNQPAPMVFTRSKTTKTPGKVILHCLATGLYSSDVKVDIYRNDDSMTEADGVTSTGIRPSEFSADGTMAKTYQLKKSIEILKSDLDIYSCKVTHRTLDGLIVRKWEPQSDLILWISIGVTLVLALLIIGAVVAVFLCKNKELSVDRRPSRSGPMI
- the LOC140581841 gene encoding major histocompatibility complex class I-related gene protein-like isoform X2, yielding MEFPVIFLIFICFSVAESEIHTLEYIYTALSKPVEVPGVYEFTAMGILDNEQIDYYNSKDKTKIPRQMWMSERLDDNYWEKGTSSRKSKEQWFKVNVEILMNRMNHNYSGLHVLQWRHGCQGEPQPDGKLAFRDGFDQYSYDGGDFLSFDPGNLQWVAPVSQAVPTKRKWDDSQTLNQYTEGYLKRECMDWLSKFMGYGEKDLKNQPAPMVFTRSKTTKTPGKVILHCLATGLYSSDVKVDIYRNDDSMTEADGVTSTGIRPSEFSADGTMAKTYQLKKSIEILKSDLDIYSCKVTHRTLDGLIVRKWEPQSDLILWISIGVTLVLALLIIGAVVAVFLCKNKELSVDRRPSRSGPMI